Genomic DNA from Desulfuromonas versatilis:
ACGCGGATGCGGAAATCCCGTTCACTCTCGCCGACCGCCGAAACGGTCTTGAAGCCAGGGCTCTGCCAGAGGACCAGTTCGCAGCCGCTGCGGATCCAGCGGGTGAACAGCCTCTCCCACTCCTTGAAATTCTTCGCCTCGTGTACCGGCGCCGGACAGGGGGCGAAGCTGGCGCCGGAAGCCGGTTCGCCGGCCAGGTCGGCGGGGTCGAGTTCCAGCTGCTCGGCGTATTGCCACTCCACCGGCAGCGGGCTGTCGCTCGGCTCGCAGGCCAGCAGATAGCGGCGGGTGGCATCCAGCGGGGGGCGGCTGCTGAGGTAATGCACGTCGGCGGCCCCGACCACCCGGGGGTGGTACACCACCTCGGCGCCCGCTCCTGCGCCGCGGCGCAGGGGGAGGTAATACTGGGTCACCCCGGCGGGGAGCAGGGGCGGTCCCGTTTCCACCGGGCGGGCGGGCGGGGGTGTGGGTGCAGCCTCCGCGGCGGCCGCTTCGGGCTGGCGGCCGGCCATCAGGGTGCGGATCTGGTCGCGGGTCAGGGGCCCCGGCAGGTAGCTGAGGGCCCAGCGGGTGCCGAACACCACCGGCTGGTCCTCGTGGACGTTGTGCAGCAGAAAACGACGCTTGCCCAGCCCGGCGAGGATCTGCTCCATGCGCTGGCGATCGAAGCTGCCGGCACCTGCGGCCCCTTCCAGCCCCTCCATCAGCCGGGCCTTGTCCCGCTCGGTCTGCAGCCGGCCGATGAACCAGGTGCCGGTGTTGGAGAGCGCCTTGTAGTCGAGATCGACGGGGTTCTGGGTGGCCAGCACCAGCCCCAGGCCGAAGGCCCGGGCCTGCTTGAGCAGGGTCAGGAAGAGCTTTTTCGACGGCGGGTTGGCCGAGGGCGGCAGGTAGCCGAAGATCTCGTCCATGTAGAGGATCGCCCGCAGGCTGCCGGTACCCGGCTGGCTGCGCATCCAGCCCAGCACCTCGTTGAGCAGCATGCAGACGAAGAACATCCGCTCGCTCTCGGCCAGATGGGCGATGGAGAGGATCGACACCCGGGGCTTGCCGGTGGCGGTGTAGAGCAGATCCGCCGCACTCAGCGGGGCCCCTTCCATCCAGGCGCCGAAGCCCGGCGAGGCGAGCAGGTTGTTGAGCTTCATGGCCAGCGCGAAGCGCTCCTTGGCCGGGTAGAAGGCATCGAGGCCCATGACCCCGATCTGCTGAAGCGGCGGATCCTGGATGGCGCCGATCAGGCCGGCGACGTCGAGGCTCAGCCCCGCGCGCCAGAAATGCTCGAGCAGGTTGGCGATCAGGATGTGCTCGCGGCTGGTGATCGGGTCGGCGCTGACCCCCATCAGGGCGAGGATGCCGGTGGCGGTGGACTGGATGCGCTCGCGCAGCAGGTCCGGATCGTCCTGGATGGCGGGCGGCGGCGCATTGAAGCTGCGCAGCACCGAAACCGGCAGGCCCGCCGAACTGCCGGGGGTGTAGATGACCAGCTCGGCCGAGTCGCGCAGTTTGCGGATGCGCTCCGGGCCCTGGCCCCAGTCGGCCAGTCCCTTGCGCCAGAGTTCGGCCTGGCGGCGGGCGTATTCGGCGACATCCACCCCTTTTTCCGCCGCTTCGCGCGGATCGACCCAGGGTTTGAAGTCCTCGGGCTTAAGCTCGGGGAAGCTGAGCAAAAGGTTGCCCAGGTCCCCCTTGGGGTCGATGGCGATGACCGGGATATGGTCGATGGCGGCCTCTTCGAGCAACCCGATGCCGAGGCCGGTCTTGCCGCTGCCGGTCATGCCGATGATCACCGCGTGGGTGGTGAGATCCCGCGAGTCGTAGAGCACCAGTTCGTCGGTCAGGCGCTCCTGCTGCAGGTCGAAGGTCTTGCCCAGGTAGAAGGCTCCGAGCTTTTCATAATCGTCCATGGGGCCTGGTCCTCGGGTCGGCTGGGAAAAGCAGGGAAAATCGCGCGGGATTACGGCTAAAGCTTAGCAGCCCGGCGGCGGCTGGCAAGGCTAGTCAGGGCCCCGGGACGGCCAGCAACGCGCCAACTCTCACGCCTTACGCCTCACGCCTCACGCCTCACGCCTCACGCCTCACGCCTCACGCCTCACGCCTCACGCCTCACGCCTCACGCCTCACGCCTCACGCCTCACGCCCCACGCCCCACGCCCCACGAGTCACGAGTCACGAGTCCCTAAACCCTGCCAAGGGCTGCGGCGAAGCGATCGCGGACCTGGCCGAGCAGGTTCTGCAGGGCCGGGTCGGCGTCTCTGCCGAGGGTGGCCGCTGGTTCCAGGGCCATGACCGTGGTGTGATTGTGGTCCTCTTCGTAGACGATGACGTTGCAGGGGAGCAGCAGGCCCAGGGATGGTTCGAGGGTCAGGGCCTTGAGCGCGACCTGCGGAATGCAGGTGCCGAGGATGGTGTAGCGGCGGAAGTCGAGATCGAGTTTCTCGCGAAAGGCCGAGCGCACGTCGATCTCGGTGAAGATCGAAAATCCCTGCTCCCGCAAAGCGGCAGTCACCCGCTCCACGGCCCTTTCGAAGGTGATTTCCAGAGTCCTGCCAAAACCGTAGGGACGAACTTTTTCCATGGGCCCCCCCGTCGTCTGGTCCTGCTCTGTACAAAAATAAAATACAGATAATTAGTATAGCAATATTATAAAAAATGCAAGAAATGGTTTAAACGATCCGTTTCGTGGGAAAGGGTGGGCCCGCTGTGGGGTTCAGGGCCGGGGCAGCAGTTCGATCTCGAACAGGGCCGGCCACAGCTTGCCGGTCACGAACAGCCGCCTGCCCTTCGCATCGTAGGCGATGCCGTTGAGCACGTCCGTGTTCCCTCTGCGCAGGGCGGGGGGCAGCAGACCGGCCAGGTCGATCCAGCCGGTCACCTCCCCGGTCTGCGGATCGATGCGCGCGATGCGGTCGGTCTGCCAGACGTTGGCGAAGATTTCGCCTTCGACGAACTCCAGTTCGTTGAGCCGCTCGACAGGTCTGCCCCGGTCATGAATGGCGACCCGGCCGCTTTCGGCAAAGGTCTGCGGATCGAGAAAACGCAGCACGCTGGTGCCGTCGCTGACGATCAGCCGCTGCCCGTCGTGGGTGATCCCCCACCCCTCGCGGGGGTAGGGGTGGGTGGCGAGCAACCGGAAGGAGGCGCGGTCGTATACCAGCAGCAGGCGGTTGCGGTAGGTGAGCTGGATCAGCTTGTCCCCCCAGGCGGCGATCCCCTCGCCGAACAGGGTCCCGGCCAGGCGCTGGAGCTGCTCGACCCGACCGGACTCCAGGTCGACCCGGCGCAGGGACGAGGAGCCCTGCAGCCCGGTCCCCTCGTAGAGAACGCCCTCGAGGTAGACCAGCCCCTGGGTGAAGGCGCCGGGGTCGTGGGGGTAGCTGTTGACGATGCGGTAGCCGTAGACCGGCGCCGCGGCCATGGCGGCGGGGACGGACAGGAGCAGGAGGAGGAGAAGGAGAAAAAATTTTCGGCTCATATTGTCTACCCGTTTAAGCCCCCTTCCTGCCGCCCCCCGCTGGGGGAGGCAGGAAGGGGGCGTTTGGCTATGCCGCGGCTACCAGTCTCCCCAGGATCTCGTCCATGTGGTTCACCGGTAGGGAAAAGTGCCCCTCGTCAGGCAGGAAGCGTGCGCGGCAGCCGGGGATCTCCCGGGCGAGCCAGCGCCCCATGGCGACCGGGACGGTGGCGTCGGCCTCGCCGTGCCACAGCTGCACCGGCAGGCGGATGCCCGCCAGGGGCACAGCCCAGGGCCGGGCCAACAGCTCGAGGTCGCGAAGGGCGCCGGCCGGCCCGTGGCGGAAGGCTTCGGCGATGGAGGCATGCAGGATCCCTCCCACCTCCGGGCGACGCAGGGCGCGGCGGTCGGCGGCGGGTGCCGCCACGGTCAGCAGGGCCAGGGCCGTGCCGGGGAAGCGGCGCGCGCTGCCGCCGGCCAGCCGCCCGTAGAGAAGACGCAGCAGGGCGGGCGAGCGGCGGGCGAGCAAAAAGGCGAGCCTGGCAGGCAGGCGCATGGCGGCAAACCCCTCCACCGCCAGCGGCGGAGCGACCCCGGCGACCAGGCCGACGGCGCTCAGCCGCTCGGGGAAAAGCGCCGCAAAGGCGGCGGCATAGGGCACTCCGCCGGAGACCCCGAGCAGGGCGAAGCGCCCCAGGCCCAGGGCATCGGCCAGCTGCAGCAGGTCGGCGGGCCAGTCGCCCAGCGTGCGGCCGGGCCAATCGTCCGAGAGCCCGTAGCCCGGGCGATCCGCCGCGATGACGCGGATTCCCAGGCGCCTCGCCGCCGCATCGGTGAGCCCCGCCTCGAGGCGCGAACCCGGCAGGCCGTGGCAGTACAGCAGCGGCCGGCCGGCCGGGTCGCCAAACTCGCTCCAGCCGAGCAGGCGGCCCTCGTCCAGCGCTATTTGCCGGGCCTGGCTATGCGGCATGGGTTAGCCTGCCTGCTTGTCCCCGGTGCCCGGAACCTCCGGGATGGGCTTGCGCAGGTGCACCGGTTCGGGGCGGGCCTTGCGCATCTTGAGGTTAAGCATCTCCACGCAGACCGAGAAGGCCATGGCGAAGTAGATGTACCCTTTGGGGATGTGGAAGTCGAGCCCCTCGGCCACCAGGGCGACCCCGACCAGGATCAGAAAGCTGAGCGCCAGCATCTTGATGGTCGGGTGGCGATCGACGAAGTCGCCGATGGCGCCGGCAGCCAGCATCATCACCCCGACGGCGATGACGATGGCGATGATCATCACCGGCAGGTGCTTGGCCATCCCCACCGCGGTGATGACCGAGTCGAGGGAGAAGATGATGTCGAGCACCGCGATCTGCAGCAGCACCCCGGCGAAGCCCGCGGTCGCCGCGGCGGCCCTGTGCTCCTCACCCTCGAGGCTGTTGTGGATCTCGAAGGTGCTCTTGACCAGCAGAAACAGGCCGCCGCCGAGCAGGATCAGGTCGCGCCCCGAAATCTCCTGGCCGAGAACGCTGAACAGGGGGCGGGTCAAGGTCATCACCCAGGCCAGCGACAACAGCAGGGCGATGCGCATCAGCATGGCCATGCCCAGGCCGATGGTGCGGGCCCTCTGCCGCTGGTGTTCGGGAAGCCTTCCGACCAGGATGGAGATGAAGATGATGTTGTCGATGCCCAGGACGATCTCCAGGGCAGTGAGGGTGGCCAGCGCCACCCAGGCTTCGGGTTCGGATATCCAGGCCATGCGGGGTGCTCCGTTTCACGGTTGAGGGCGAGGGCCGCCTCGGGCGGCGGACATATCCGATAGTGTGCCTGAATTCAACGTGGCTTGCAACGCCGGGAAATCTTGGCGGAACCGGTTTCGTTCCCCGGTTCGCGGTATACTCATTGACCCGGCCGGGGCCGCTGTGGCATGCTCCTGCCGACCTGCCGCCCCGTTGCCGGGCAGGGTGAGGAAGCCGGCCATGAAACTGCTGCAGACAACCCAGCTCGACGAGCCCTCCCCCTGCCCCTATCTGCCCGGGAGGCAAAAGCGTTACGAATATTTCCTCGGCGCCGGGCTGAGCGCCGAGGAACTGGGGCGGCTGCTGGCCGAGGGGTGGCGCAAGTTCGGGCTCTACTATTTTCGGGTCCGCTGCGAGGGCTGCTTCCAGTGCATCCCCCTGCGGGTGCCGGTGGCGGACTTCGTCCCTTCGCGCAGCCAGCGCCGCGTGCTGGCCGCGGGTCGCGCGCTGCAGATCAGCTTCGGCCCCTTGAGCTACGATCCGCGGGCCTTCGAAATCTACCGCGACCACTCCCGGGAGCGCTTCGGCGACGAAGTCGCCCTCGATGACTTTCTCTACAATTTCTACCTCCCTTCCTGCCCCTGCCTGCAGAGCGAGATTCACCTCGACGGCAAGATGATCGGCATCGGTTTTCTCGACCGGGGGGCCGACTGCCTGAGCAGCGTCTACTTCTGCTTCGACCCGCGCTACGCCCACCTGAACCTGGGGACCTTCAGCGCCCTGCAGGAGATCGCCCATGCCCGCAGCCAGGGCCTGGATTACTACTACCTGGGCTATTACGTCCCGGGCTGCGGGCGGATGGCCTACAAGGACCGTTTTCGCCCCCGGGAACATTTCGACTGGAGCAGTCGTCTCTGGATTCCCGCGGCCGGATGCTGAATCGGTTTTGTCGCTCCCGGCGACCCGGGCAGGGCCCGCAAACCCAGGTGGAAGGCCCCTTTATTTTGCCCTATTGACAATTCCCTGGAGTGGGAGTATATGATTGCTCGATCGATAGTGGGCTGAAGGGGTATACGCCTTCTGCCCAGGCGGGAGAATCGTTTTTCAGCCCTCTCCAAGACAGGTTGCAGCGGCCATGCCCACGGGCCCTTCGGGCCAAGATTTTTAAATAACTGACATTTCTAATGTTCATGCCCTTCCCGTCCGAGGAGGGGCATTTGTCGTTTATGGGCAAAAATCGGACACCACCTCTGTCTTTAAAGGAAAACTACAGAGTATGAGAAAAACCGGAATATTTATCGTCCTGCTCGTGGTTCTGGCCAACCTGGGTATCTGGGCCTACGCCAACCAACCCAAGGAGGCGCGCGACTGGCGCGGGGAGATCCGCGGATTCTCCTTCAGCCCCTTCGGCAAGGACCAGGACCCCTTTGAAAAGAAATACCCGAGCGTTGCGGATATCGACCGCGACCTGACCCTGCTCGCCACCAAAGCGAACCGGGTGCGCTCCTACTCCTCGGCCGAAGGCCAGGAGCATATCCCCGCCGTCGCCCAGGCCCACGGCCTCAAGGTGACCGCCGGGGCCTGGCTCGACAGGGATCTGGACAAAAACCGGATGGAGATCGAGCAGCTGATCGTCAACACCAACAGCTATCACAGCGTCGAGCGGGCCATGGTGGGCAACGAGGTCATCCTGCGCGGGGATCTCAGCGTGGCCGAACTGGGCGAGTACATCGCCGAGGTCCGTGCGGCGACCAAGGTCCCGGTGGGGACCGCCGAGCCCTGGCACGTCTGGCTCAAGCACCCCGAGCTGGCCGGCCTGGTCGACTTCATCGCCATCCACATCCTCCCCTACTGGGAAGGGGTGCCCGCGGACAAGGCCATCGCCTGGACCCAGGACTGCTACGACCAGGTGGCGCGGGCCTTCCCCGGCAAGCCGGTGATCATCGGCGAGGTCGGCTGGCCGAGCGCCGGGCCGCGCTGGGAGAAGTCCGAACCCTCGGTGGTGAACCAGGCCCGTTTCGTGCGCGAATTCCTCAACCTGGCGGCGGAGAAGAATTACGACTACTTCCTCATGGAGGCCATCGACCAGCCCTGGAAAAAGGCCCTTGAAGGCCGGGCCGGGGCCCACTGGGGGATGTTCGACGCCGACCGCCAACCCAAGTACCCGCTGATCGGCGAGGTGGTCGAGCAGCCGTTGTGGCCCTGGCAGTTCGCCGTCGCCACCCTGCTTGCCCTGTGCCCGATGGTGCTGTTCCTGCGCAATTGGGACAACCTCAAGCGGCGCGGCCAGCTGTTTTTCGCCGTGCTGATCCAGGTGGCCGCTTCGATGTTCGCCTGGACCGCGTTTTTGCCCATCACCACCGCCATGACCCCCGCCGGGCTGACCGTCTGGGGCGTGCTGCTGCCGGCCCAGGCCGCCCTGCTGCTGGTGGTGTTGACCAACGGCCTGGAGATGTCCGAAATCCTCTGGGTGCAGCGCTGGCGGCGCCGTTTCCTCCCCGTCGAGGAAAAGTCCGGCGGACCCCAGCCCAAGGTGTCGATCCACCTGGCCATCTACAACGAGCCGCCCGAGTTGGTCTTCCAGACCCTCGACGGGCTTTCCCGCCTCGACTACCCCGACTTCGAGGTGCTGGTCATCGACAACAACACCGCCCGCGAAGAAGTCTGGCGGCCGGTGGAGGAATACTGCGCGCGGCTCGGCGAGCGCTTCCGCTTCTTCCACCTGCCCAAGTGGCCCGGCTACAAGGCCGGTGCCCTGAACTTCGGCATGAGCCAGACCCATCCCGATGCCGCCATCGTCGGCGTCATCGACAGCGACTACGTGGTCAGCCCCGACTGGCTGAGCAAGCTGGTCCCCTACTTCGATCGCCCCGAGGTCGGCTTCGTGCAGGCCCCGCAGGATAACCGCGAGTGGCAGGGCGATTTGTTCAAGACCATGATCAACTGGGAGTACAACGGCTTTTTCCAGATCGGCATGGTGCACCGCAACGAGCGCAACGCCATTATCCAGCACGGCACCATGACCCTGGTGCGCCGCACGGCCCTCAACGAGGTCGGCAACTGGGGCGAATGGTGCATCTGCGAGGACGCCGAGCTCGGCCTGCGCCTTTTCGAGGCCGGCTACGAGTCGGTCTACGTCAACCACGACTTCGGCCACGGCGTGGTTCCCACCAGCTTCGCCGGCTACAAGGGGCAGCGCTTCCGCTGGACCTACGGTGCGGTGCAGATCCTGCGCCGCCACTGGCGCGCGCTGCTGCCCTGGAACAAGTCGGGCCTGACCCTGGGGCAGAAGTTCCACTTCGCCACCGGCTGGCTCCCCTGGTTCACCGACGCCATGCACCTGCTGTTCACCTTCGCCGGGGTGTTCTGGACCGTGGGGATGCTGCTGCTGCCCCACGAGTTCGAAATCCCCCTGCAGGTCTTCCTGGTGCCGACCCTGGGGCTGTTCGTCTTCAAGGTCATGCACGCGCTGGTGCTCTACCGGGCCCGGGTGCGCTGCACCTTCTGGCAGAGCGTCGGGGCCGCCATCGCCGGCATGGGTCTGACCCACACCATCGCCCGGGCCATCTTCAACGGGCTGTGGACCTCGAGCAAACCCTTCCTGCGCACCCCCAAGGGCGAAGGGCGCCCCGCCGTGTTCCAGGGGGTGGCCATGGCCTGGGAGGAGACCCAGATCATGTTGCTGCTGTGGCTGACCGCGGTGGCCAGCCTCTGGTTCTTCGGCCTCGACAACGTCGAGGGGCTGCTCTGGGCAGCGCTGTTGCTGGTCCAGTCGATCCCCTACGCCTCGGCGCTGCTCACCTCGCTGGCCAGCACCCTGCCCCGGGTGCACCTGGTGCTGCCGCGCTTCGGCTCCGGGCTGCTGCGGATGCTGTGGAATCCCCGGCCGCGGCGCACCCCGATGGGGTAAGGCCGGCTGAACAAAGCACAAAAAAAGAGGCGGGAGCGATTCCGCCTCTTTTTTTGTGCCCATGGACCCGGTGCGCCCTTTTTTCCCCGCGCCGCAACCAGCCGCGGCGGCTTTGTTGCACCCCAGGCAGGCGCCCTCCCTCCTTTTGCAAAAAGGCTGACGCAAACAAAAAAGGCCCCGCCGAAGCGGGGCCAGAAGATAACTAACACGGAACGGGAATCAGTCGGCCTTCTGCAGGGCCAGTTCCTCGTCCTCCAGCTCCTGGGCCACGGGCACCGTAGCGGGAGCCTCGGCCTTGCGGGTACGCAGGGAGAGCGAGAGCATGGCGCCGACCAGCAGCAGCACGCCGGCGGCGGCGAAGGACGTGGTGAACCCTCCGGTCTTGACCTTGAGCATCTCCGAAACGCGGACCAGGACGAAGGCGCCGATGCCCCAGGCGCTGAACAGCATGCCGTAGTTCATGCCGAAGTTCTTCATCCCCCAGTAGTCCTTGGCGAAGGCGGGGAACAGGGCCAGGTTGGTGCCGTAGTTGAAGACCATGAAGGTGACCAGCAGGGTGACCAGGACCGGGTTGCCTTTGCCGCTGAGCATGGGGATCGCGGCGAACATCAACGCCCCCTGGAAGACCAGCATGAAGGTCAGGGTGTTGGCCCGCCCCAGCTTATCGGAGACCACCCCGGCCACCAGGCGGCCGGCGGCGTTGCCGATGGACATGATGGCCACCACCAGGAAGGCCATCTCGCCCAGGCTGGCCTTGGCCAGGCCCTTGGCGCTGCCGATGACCATCAGGCCGGCGCCGGCGCCGATGAAAAAGCAGACCCACAGGGTATAGAACTTGGCCTGGCTGAACAGCTGGGTGGGCGTGAAATCGATCGAGGGAGCGGCTTTCTTGGCAGCCTGCTTGGCCGCGGGGGCCGGCACATACCCAGCGGGGGGGTTGCTGATCAGCATCGCCAGGGCACAGACCACGATGGTAAAGGCGACCCCAAAGTAAAGCATCGACTGCTGCAGGCCGTGGACGCCGAGCAGGTAGGTGGCCAGCGGAGCGATGTAGACCGAGGCCAGCCCGAAGCCGGAGACCACGATCCCGGCGATGAGGCCGGTTTTGGCGGGGGAAAACCATTTGAGCGCCGGGGGAGTGGCCGCCGAATAGCCGAAGCCGATCCCCATGCCGGCCAGCACGCCGAAGCCCATGATCCACGACCAGTAGGCGGTGGTCTGGGAGACCCAGACGAAACCGGCGCCGACCAGCAGGCCGCCGATGATGCAGGTGACCCGCGGGCCGAACTTGTCCTGGACCTTGCCGGCGATGATCATGGCGGCGGAGAAGACCAGGCAGGCCACGGCGTAAGGGTCGTTGATCGAAGCGGGATCCCAGTTGAAGGGTCCGCCGGCCTTGATGGAGTCGGAGATGGCGCCTTTGAAGATACTCCAGGTGTACAAAATGCCCAGCGCCAGATTGATGCCGGTACCTGCCAGGGCGACGATCCACCCTCTGCTGCTCGATGCCTGTTGTTGGGTCATTGCTCTCTCCTCCTTGGATTGATAAGAGTTCTGGTAATAAGTGCCCGATACGTAGCGCATTTGGTAAGGGAGCGGCCAACGGGCCTTGAACGGTCTGACCACCGGTCGGCCGGGGTGCGGACGGGAGTTTCCGGGGGCGTCCCCTTCCCTGTCCCGGGGAGCCTCCTCAACCGGCCGCTTGCGGCCCCCGCTCGCCTGGTCGGGAAACCTCGAGGCCAGCTCCTGGTATCTGCTGCAGTCGGCAAAACGGCAGTTGCAGTGGCTGACCATCATCCTGGCATCGTGGGGGGAGATATAGCCGCACCCCACGTCGCAGTAGTCTTCGTTTTTGCGAAAGAAGGGACAAAGCTGCATGCCTTCCATAACTTTCCTCGCCAGGATGGGGTTAGCTGATGCCTTCCCTGTTGCGTATACAGTAAGAGCAACGGGCATACCAATGTTTTATCGTGTTGACAAAACCTGGCTTTTCAATCTGTTTTCAAGCAGTTACCAATAGATTCAGCGCCAGGACCCACACTCGCGGATTCGCAGTTATGCGAATCTGGGGAGGCTGGTCGGAGTCGGCAGAGGGCAGGTCAGAGGGTGGGGCCAAGGGTAGCGGTGGCAGCGGCAGGCCAGCCAGTCAGGCGCTTTGAGGATGGATTCGGCAATTGCAAAACGGGGTTTTGCATCCATGCAAAGCCCCAGGAGAATGGATTTCGCAAATCTGCAAAATAAAAAGCCGCCCTGGTGGGGGCGGCTTTGGCGGGGCGCTTCAAGAGGGTCGCGGGGCGCTCAGGCCCGGGAGACGAAGCGGCATTCGCGGGTGTCGATCTTGATTTTCTCGCCCGACTCCAGGTAACCGGGGACCTGGATGCGCAAACCGGTCTCCAGGAGCGCCTCCTTGGTCTGGGCGGTTGCGGTGGCGTTCTTGATCGCCGGGGCGGTCTCGGTCACGGTCAGCTCCACGGTCATGGGCGGATCGACGCTGACCACCTGCCCTTGGAACACCCCGAGCTGTACTTCGGCCCCCTCGAGCAGATAGCCTTGGATCGGTTCGTACATGTCGGGGCCGAGTTCGTACTGCTCGTAGCTCTCCAGGTCCATGAAGACCCCGCCGTCGCCCGAGGCATAGAGGAACTGCCCT
This window encodes:
- a CDS encoding arginyltransferase — translated: MKLLQTTQLDEPSPCPYLPGRQKRYEYFLGAGLSAEELGRLLAEGWRKFGLYYFRVRCEGCFQCIPLRVPVADFVPSRSQRRVLAAGRALQISFGPLSYDPRAFEIYRDHSRERFGDEVALDDFLYNFYLPSCPCLQSEIHLDGKMIGIGFLDRGADCLSSVYFCFDPRYAHLNLGTFSALQEIAHARSQGLDYYYLGYYVPGCGRMAYKDRFRPREHFDWSSRLWIPAAGC
- a CDS encoding TerC family protein, translating into MAWISEPEAWVALATLTALEIVLGIDNIIFISILVGRLPEHQRQRARTIGLGMAMLMRIALLLSLAWVMTLTRPLFSVLGQEISGRDLILLGGGLFLLVKSTFEIHNSLEGEEHRAAAATAGFAGVLLQIAVLDIIFSLDSVITAVGMAKHLPVMIIAIVIAVGVMMLAAGAIGDFVDRHPTIKMLALSFLILVGVALVAEGLDFHIPKGYIYFAMAFSVCVEMLNLKMRKARPEPVHLRKPIPEVPGTGDKQAG
- a CDS encoding glutaminyl-peptide cyclotransferase → MSRKFFLLLLLLLLSVPAAMAAAPVYGYRIVNSYPHDPGAFTQGLVYLEGVLYEGTGLQGSSSLRRVDLESGRVEQLQRLAGTLFGEGIAAWGDKLIQLTYRNRLLLVYDRASFRLLATHPYPREGWGITHDGQRLIVSDGTSVLRFLDPQTFAESGRVAIHDRGRPVERLNELEFVEGEIFANVWQTDRIARIDPQTGEVTGWIDLAGLLPPALRRGNTDVLNGIAYDAKGRRLFVTGKLWPALFEIELLPRP
- a CDS encoding DUF302 domain-containing protein produces the protein MEKVRPYGFGRTLEITFERAVERVTAALREQGFSIFTEIDVRSAFREKLDLDFRRYTILGTCIPQVALKALTLEPSLGLLLPCNVIVYEEDHNHTTVMALEPAATLGRDADPALQNLLGQVRDRFAAALGRV
- a CDS encoding L-lactate MFS transporter → MEGMQLCPFFRKNEDYCDVGCGYISPHDARMMVSHCNCRFADCSRYQELASRFPDQASGGRKRPVEEAPRDREGDAPGNSRPHPGRPVVRPFKARWPLPYQMRYVSGTYYQNSYQSKEERAMTQQQASSSRGWIVALAGTGINLALGILYTWSIFKGAISDSIKAGGPFNWDPASINDPYAVACLVFSAAMIIAGKVQDKFGPRVTCIIGGLLVGAGFVWVSQTTAYWSWIMGFGVLAGMGIGFGYSAATPPALKWFSPAKTGLIAGIVVSGFGLASVYIAPLATYLLGVHGLQQSMLYFGVAFTIVVCALAMLISNPPAGYVPAPAAKQAAKKAAPSIDFTPTQLFSQAKFYTLWVCFFIGAGAGLMVIGSAKGLAKASLGEMAFLVVAIMSIGNAAGRLVAGVVSDKLGRANTLTFMLVFQGALMFAAIPMLSGKGNPVLVTLLVTFMVFNYGTNLALFPAFAKDYWGMKNFGMNYGMLFSAWGIGAFVLVRVSEMLKVKTGGFTTSFAAAGVLLLVGAMLSLSLRTRKAEAPATVPVAQELEDEELALQKAD
- a CDS encoding ATP-binding protein translates to MDDYEKLGAFYLGKTFDLQQERLTDELVLYDSRDLTTHAVIIGMTGSGKTGLGIGLLEEAAIDHIPVIAIDPKGDLGNLLLSFPELKPEDFKPWVDPREAAEKGVDVAEYARRQAELWRKGLADWGQGPERIRKLRDSAELVIYTPGSSAGLPVSVLRSFNAPPPAIQDDPDLLRERIQSTATGILALMGVSADPITSREHILIANLLEHFWRAGLSLDVAGLIGAIQDPPLQQIGVMGLDAFYPAKERFALAMKLNNLLASPGFGAWMEGAPLSAADLLYTATGKPRVSILSIAHLAESERMFFVCMLLNEVLGWMRSQPGTGSLRAILYMDEIFGYLPPSANPPSKKLFLTLLKQARAFGLGLVLATQNPVDLDYKALSNTGTWFIGRLQTERDKARLMEGLEGAAGAGSFDRQRMEQILAGLGKRRFLLHNVHEDQPVVFGTRWALSYLPGPLTRDQIRTLMAGRQPEAAAAEAAPTPPPARPVETGPPLLPAGVTQYYLPLRRGAGAGAEVVYHPRVVGAADVHYLSSRPPLDATRRYLLACEPSDSPLPVEWQYAEQLELDPADLAGEPASGASFAPCPAPVHEAKNFKEWERLFTRWIRSGCELVLWQSPGFKTVSAVGESERDFRIRVQQQANEQRDEAVAKLREKYAERTAALEERLRKAEQALSREQDQARRSKLDTAISFGTALLGAFLGRKRGGAGTASRVGTAMRGAGRIGKEAADVERAEENVEALQHQLEELAAEFEREVATLNSGFDAQAEQLTEFRLRPKTADIHVHFVGLAWAPYLRGPDGRLNPAWL
- a CDS encoding glycosyltransferase, producing the protein MRKTGIFIVLLVVLANLGIWAYANQPKEARDWRGEIRGFSFSPFGKDQDPFEKKYPSVADIDRDLTLLATKANRVRSYSSAEGQEHIPAVAQAHGLKVTAGAWLDRDLDKNRMEIEQLIVNTNSYHSVERAMVGNEVILRGDLSVAELGEYIAEVRAATKVPVGTAEPWHVWLKHPELAGLVDFIAIHILPYWEGVPADKAIAWTQDCYDQVARAFPGKPVIIGEVGWPSAGPRWEKSEPSVVNQARFVREFLNLAAEKNYDYFLMEAIDQPWKKALEGRAGAHWGMFDADRQPKYPLIGEVVEQPLWPWQFAVATLLALCPMVLFLRNWDNLKRRGQLFFAVLIQVAASMFAWTAFLPITTAMTPAGLTVWGVLLPAQAALLLVVLTNGLEMSEILWVQRWRRRFLPVEEKSGGPQPKVSIHLAIYNEPPELVFQTLDGLSRLDYPDFEVLVIDNNTAREEVWRPVEEYCARLGERFRFFHLPKWPGYKAGALNFGMSQTHPDAAIVGVIDSDYVVSPDWLSKLVPYFDRPEVGFVQAPQDNREWQGDLFKTMINWEYNGFFQIGMVHRNERNAIIQHGTMTLVRRTALNEVGNWGEWCICEDAELGLRLFEAGYESVYVNHDFGHGVVPTSFAGYKGQRFRWTYGAVQILRRHWRALLPWNKSGLTLGQKFHFATGWLPWFTDAMHLLFTFAGVFWTVGMLLLPHEFEIPLQVFLVPTLGLFVFKVMHALVLYRARVRCTFWQSVGAAIAGMGLTHTIARAIFNGLWTSSKPFLRTPKGEGRPAVFQGVAMAWEETQIMLLLWLTAVASLWFFGLDNVEGLLWAALLLVQSIPYASALLTSLASTLPRVHLVLPRFGSGLLRMLWNPRPRRTPMG
- a CDS encoding alpha/beta fold hydrolase; this encodes MPHSQARQIALDEGRLLGWSEFGDPAGRPLLYCHGLPGSRLEAGLTDAAARRLGIRVIAADRPGYGLSDDWPGRTLGDWPADLLQLADALGLGRFALLGVSGGVPYAAAFAALFPERLSAVGLVAGVAPPLAVEGFAAMRLPARLAFLLARRSPALLRLLYGRLAGGSARRFPGTALALLTVAAPAADRRALRRPEVGGILHASIAEAFRHGPAGALRDLELLARPWAVPLAGIRLPVQLWHGEADATVPVAMGRWLAREIPGCRARFLPDEGHFSLPVNHMDEILGRLVAAA
- a CDS encoding elongation factor P, which gives rise to MSTTADLKRGFVMQLDNAPCLVLDFTTQSPSARGGSTLVKTKYRNLLTGQVLEKTFKAGERVDAADFERRKGQFLYASGDGGVFMDLESYEQYELGPDMYEPIQGYLLEGAEVQLGVFQGQVVSVDPPMTVELTVTETAPAIKNATATAQTKEALLETGLRIQVPGYLESGEKIKIDTRECRFVSRA